A stretch of Xenopus laevis strain J_2021 chromosome 8S, Xenopus_laevis_v10.1, whole genome shotgun sequence DNA encodes these proteins:
- the LOC121397632 gene encoding serine-rich adhesin for platelets-like — MEAATFASPVVCATSSISSIISTLQSVLASLVDLLNQLSNLISSTTTTAPSVNNVTSSYTSVLVTSSTPGSSIITASSNKPTIIPNNATSNLLVPASMTTPISSTLASNTSTSAKYSPPGSSISTASSNKTTIIPSNFTSNLLVPASTIVAISSTLPTNTSTSVTSSTSGSSILTASSNKTTIIPSNFTSNVFVTASTSVAISSTLASNTSTSVTSSTSGSSIITTSSNKTTIIPSNFTSNLLVSASTTMVTSSTTTTPPTSNVTSSYTSILVSSSTTGSNIMTPSSNKPTIIPSNATSNLPVPVSMTVTISSTLASNTSNSVTSSNKTTIIPSNFTSNMFVPNSTTMATMSSILPSNKSTSVSSSTLGNSILTATSNKTTIIPSNFTSNLDVLTSTTIAVSSTVPSNTITSVPFSTPGSSILTASSNKPTIIPSNFTSNLLVSTSTTIAVSSTLTSNISTSVTPGSSILPASSNKTTIIPNNLTSNTLVPVSTTMAISSTLASNTSTLVTSTTVGSSILPASSNKTTIIPNNLTSNTLVPVSTTMAISSTLASNTSTLVTSTTVGSSILPASSNKTTIIPNNLTSNTLVPVSTTMAISSTLASNTSTLVTSTTVGSSILPASSKKITIIPSNFTSNLHLSANTTMVISSTLTSDTSTLVTSATPGNSNLTASPNKTMIISSNTTSNALVPANTTMIISSTGDSHTSTSLISSSPGSSILTVSSSKSTIISSNFTNNLLEPAITTMAISSTRASNRTTLVISLIPGSSILTASSSMSTIILSNTRKMVAPTNIITFSITWVNNTSILVKSSIPGSSILTTLANKTTFIPSKFTSNLLVPVSTTMAVSSTWASNTSTSVTSSETGSSILTSSSKKTTTIPINFTRNVLVPANTTMPISSTPTSNISILVTSVTPGSSILTASSNKPTIIPTNATSTLLVPVNTTMALSSAWVSNTSTSVTSSTSGSSILKASPSE, encoded by the exons ATGGAGGCAGCAACATTTG CCAGTCCTGTCGTATGTGCCACATCTAGCATATCTTCAATTATCTCTACTCTTCAATCCGTTCTTGCTTCACTCGTTGATCTGCTGAACCAACTTTCAAACTTGATATCCAGTACAACAACAACAGCACCATCAGTCAACAATGTGACGAGCTCTTATACAAGTGTTCTGGTCACATCTTCTACACCAGGGAGCAGTATCATCACAGCATCATCCAACAAGCCAACAATCATTCCCAACAATGCGACTAGCAATCTGCTTGTACCAGCTAGTATGACAACGCCCATTTCCAGTACTTTGGCCAGTAACACTAGTACTTCAGCCAAATATTCTCCACCAGGAAGCAGTATCTCAACAGCATCATCAAACAAAACAACAATCATCCCCAGTAACTTCACAAGCAATCTGCTTGTACCCGCTAGTACAATAGTGGCCATCTCTAGTACTTTGCCTACTAACACAAGCACTTCAGTCACATCTTCTACATCAGGGAGCAGTATTTTAACAGCATCATCCAACAAGACAACAATCATTCCCAGTAACTTCACAAGCAATGTGTTTGTGACAGCTAGTACTTCAGTGGCCATTTCCAGTACCCTGGCCAGTAACACAAGTACCTCAGTCACATCTTCTACATCAGGGAGCAGTATCATAACAACATCATCCAACAAGACAACAATCATTCCCAGTAACTTTACAAGCAATCTGCTTGTTTCCGCTAGTACTACAATGGTCACATCTTCTACAACAACAACGCCACCAACCAGCAATGTGACAAGCTCTTACACAAGTATTCTGGTCTCATCTTCTACAACAGGGAGCAATATTATGACACCATCATCCAACAAGCCAACAATCATTCCTAGCAATGCAACTAGCAATCTGCCTGTACCAGTTAGTATGACAGTGACTATTTCCAGTACCCTGGCCAGTAACACCAGTAATTCAGTCACATCATCCAACAAGACTACAATTATTCCGAGTAACTTCACAAGCAATATGTTTGTACCCAATAGTACTACAATGGCTACAATGTCCAGTATCTTGCCTAGTAACAAAAGTACTTCAGTCTCCTCTTCTACACTAGGGAACAGTATTTTAACAGCAACATCTAATAAGACAACAATAATTCCCAGTAATTTCACAAGCAATCTGGATGTACTCACTAGCACTACAATTGCAGTTTCTAGTACTGTACCCAGTAACACAATTACTTCCGTTCCATTTTCTACACCAGGGAGCAGTATTTTAACAGCATCATCTAACAAGCCAACAATCATTCCCAGTAACTTCACAAGCAATCTACTTGTATCTACCAGTACAACAATAGCTGTTTCTAGTACCCTGACCAGCAATATAAGTACTTCAGTTACACCAGGGAGCAGTATTTTACCAGCATCATCCAACAAAACAACAATCATTCCCAATAACCTCACAAGTAATACGCTCGTACCAGTTAGTACTACAATGGCCATTTCCAGTACACTGGCCAGTAACACAAGTACTTTGGTTACATCTACGACAGTAGGAAGCAGTATTTTACCAGCATCATCCAACAAAACAACAATCATTCCCAATAACCTCACAAGCAATACGCTCGTACCAGTTAGTACTACAATGGCCATTTCCAGTACACTGGCCAGTAACACAAGTACTTTGGTTACATCTACGACAGTAGGAAGCAGTATTTTACCAGCATCATCCAACAAAACAACAATCATTCCCAATAACCTCACAAGCAATACTCTCGTACCAGTTAGTACTACAATGGCCATTTCCAGTACACTGGCCAGTAACACAAGTACTTTGGTTACATCTACGACAGTAGGAAGCAGTATTTTACCAGCATCATCCAAGAAGATAACAATCATTCCAAGTAACTTTACAAGCAATCTTCATTTATCAGCTAATACTACAATGGTCATTTCCAGTACCCTGACGAGTGACACAAGTACTCTTGTCACATCTGCAACACCAGGGAATAGTAACTTAACAGCATCACCCAACAAGACAATGATCATTTCCAGTAACACCACAAGCAATGCACTTGTACCAGCTAATACTACAATGATCATTTCCAGTACTGGGGACAGTCACACAAGCACTTCACTCATATCTTCATCACCAGGGAGCAGTATACTAACAGTATCATCCAGTAAGTCAACAATTATTTCCAGCAATTTCACTAACAATCTGCTTGAACCAGCTATTACTACAATGGCCATTTCCAGTACCAGGGCTAGCAACAGAACTACTTTAGTAATATCTTTAATACCAGGGAGCAGTATATTAACAGCATCATCCAGTATGTCAACAATTATTCTTAGCAATACCAGAAAGATGGTTGCTCCGACAAATATAATCACTTTTTCTATTACTTGGGTTAATAATACAAGTATTTTAGTCAAATCTTCTATACCAGGGAGCAGTATCCTAACAACGTTAGCCAACAAGACAACATTCATTCCCAGTAAATTCACAAGCAATCTGCTTGTACCCGTGAGTACTACTATGGCCGTTTCCAGTACCTGGGCCAGTAACACTAGTACTTCAGTCACATCTTCTGAAACAGGAAGCAGTATTTTAACATCTTCATCCAAGAAGACAACAACCATTCCCATTAACTTCACAAGAAATGTTCTTGTACCTGCTAATACTACAATGCCCATTTCCAGTACCCCGACCAGTAACATAAGTATTTTGGTTACATCTGTGACACCAGGGAGCAGTATATTAACAGCATCATCCAATAAGCCAACAATTATTCCCACCAATGCCACTAGCACTCTGCTTGTACCAGTGAATACTACAATGGCCCTTTCCAGTGCCTGGGTTAGTAACACTAGTACTTCAGTCACATCCTCAACATCAGGGAGCAGTATACTAAAAGCATCACCCAGTGAGTAA